A stretch of the Aegilops tauschii subsp. strangulata cultivar AL8/78 chromosome 4, Aet v6.0, whole genome shotgun sequence genome encodes the following:
- the LOC109759010 gene encoding protein ZINC INDUCED FACILITATOR-LIKE 1 → MSSLEEALLQKPPPSVVVCHHEAAACHHEGCPGCAMDRRKESLRGRIPYKELFFVAATTLAGSLPITCLFPFMYFMVRDFNIAKREEDIGSYAGFLAASYMIGRAITSIFWGIAADRLGRKPVIAFSMLSVVILQIFFGLSTKYWMAIAARLLLGSLNGLLGPIKAYAIEVCQTEHQALGISVVNTVWGLGVVIGPGLGGYLAQPAEKYPQTFSKESVFGRFPYLLPCLVVSIFAAIVLISCIWPPETIHKHKITEKDIRIVKALPSQQAHWDMPRKKSLLQNWPWMSTMLSYCLFGLHETAYSEILSIWAVSDSKYGGLSFSSGDIGQVLSVSGASLLVYQLIIYHWVNKFLGPLNSSRIASSLSILVLATFPFMTYLSGTKLSFAIYAAAMTKSVLGITISCGMCLLQNNAVRQDQRGTANGIATTGMSFFKAVAPVGAGILFSWAQKRHDATFFPGDQVVFLMLILVQLCGLISTFEPFLVLPPVEECR, encoded by the exons ATGAGCAGCCTGGAAGAAGCACTGCTGCAGAAGCCGCCCCCGTCGGTGGTTGTGTGCCACCACGAAGCGGCGGCCTGCCACCATGAGGGGTGCCCCGGGTGCGCCATGGACCGGAGGAAGGAGAGCCTCCGCGGGAGGATCCCTTACAAGGAGCTTTTCTTCGTCGCTGCCACCACTCTCGCTGGAT CTCTACCAATCACGTGCCTCTTCCCCTTCATGTATTTCATG GTTAGAGACTTCAACATTGCTAAAAGAGAGGAAGATATTGGATCCTATGCTGGTTTTCTTG CTGCTTCATACATGATTGGAAGAGCCATTACCTCGATATTTTGGGGTATTGCCGCAGATCGTCTCGGACGAAAGCCTGTAATTGCATTTTCAATGCTATCTGT GGTCATACTTCAGATATTCTTCGGGCTAAGTACAAAATATTGGATGGCGATTGCTGCAAGACTTCTTCTAGGTTCTCTAAATGGATTACTTGGACCAATTAAG GCTTATGCCATTGAAGTTTGTCAAACTGAACACCAAGCTCTTGGCATCTCAGTT GTGAATACCGTGTGGGGTTTGGGTGTTGTTATTGGTCCGGGACTTGGTGGCTACCTTGCCCAg CCTGCTGAAAAATATCCACAGACCTTTTCCAAGGAGTCAGTTTTCGGGAG GTTCCCATATCTGTTGCCTTGTCTCGTTGTGTCAATCTTTGCTGCCATAGTTCTAATAAGTTGTATATGGCCTCCG GAGACTATACATAAACATAAGATTACTGAAAAGGATATCAGAATAGTCAAAGCCTTGCCATCGCAACAGGCTCATTGGGATATGCCTCGTAAGAAGAGTTTGCTTCAGAACTGGCCATGGATGTCAACTATGCTATCATACTGTTTGTTTGGTCTTCATGAAACGGCATATAGTGAG ATACTCTCTATATGGGCTGTGAGTGACAGCAAGTACGGCGGCCTTAGCTTCTCATCTGGAGATATTGGTCAGGTTCTTTCTGTGTCAG GTGCTAGCCTTCTTGTATATCAGCTTATAATTTATCATTGGGTTAATAAATTTCTCGGGCCACTCAATTCATCGCGCATTGCTTCC TCTCTATCTATTCTTGTACTCGCTACGTTCCCTTTTATGACATATCTGTCTGGAACAAAACTGTCTTTCGCAATTTACGCTGCAGCCATGACAAAAAGTGTTCTCGGA ATTACTATCAGTTGTGGAATGTGCCTTCTTCAGAACAATGCAGTG CGTCAAGACCAGAGAGGCACTGCAAATGGTATAGCGACAACCGGCATGTCGTTTTTCAAGGCAGTTGCTCCAGTAGGGGCAGGAATTCT ATTCTCGTGGGCGCAAAAACGTCACGATGCCACCTTCTTCCCAG GCGATCAAGTGGTGTTCTTGATGCTGATTTTGGTGCAGCTCTGTGGACTGATATCTACCTTCGAGCCGTTCCTGGTCTTGCCTCCAGTAGAAGAATGTCGGTAG
- the LOC109759009 gene encoding glycerol-3-phosphate acyltransferase RAM2: protein MAGSTTTTMTASPFPTVDKCASAGRSGDTVVADLDGTLLCGRSSFPYFAHMAFETGGVLRLLALLLLAPLAGLLYYLVSESAGIQVLIFASMAGARVDDVEAVARAVLPKFYCSDLHPESWRVFSACGRRCVLTANPRIMVEAFLKDYVGAHLVLGTELLVCRGRATGLVRSPGVLVGDNKAAALRQAFGDAAPELGLGDRKTDYPFMRLCKEGYVVPPTPKLKPVPREDLPKPVIFHDGRIVQKPSPALALLTLLWIPIGFLLSCLRIAAGSLLPMRMVYHAFTALGVRVTVKGNPPPPASLETGQTGVLFICSHRTLLDPIFLSTALGRPITAVTYSVSRLSEMLSPIRTVRLTRDRAADAAMIRRLLREGDLVICPEGTTCREPFLLRFSALFAELTDEIVPVAMENQMSMFHGTTARGWKGLDPFYFFMNPSPGYVVTFLNKLPHELTCKGGKTSHEVANYIQRLIASTLSYECTSFTRKDKYKALAGNDGSVVSKPNIDKKKFMGS, encoded by the exons ATGGCGGGCagcacgacgacgacgatgacggcGTCGCCGTTCCCGACGGTGGACAAGTGCGCGTCGGCGGGGCGGAGCGGGGACACGGTGGTGGCGGACCTGGACGGCACGCTGCTGTGCGGCCGGAGCTCCTTCCCCTACTTCGCGCACATGGCCTTCGAGACCGGCGGCGTGCTCCGCCTCCTGGCGCTGCTCCTGCTGGCGCCGCTCGCGGGCCTGCTCTACTACCTCGTGTCCGAGTCCGCCGGGATCCAGGTGCTCATCTTCGCCTCCATGGCCGGCGCCAGGGTGGACGACGTCGAGGCCGTCGCGCGCGCCGTGCTGCCCAAGTTCTACTGCTCCGACCTCCACCCGGAGTCCTGGCGCGTCTTCTCCGCCTGCGGCCGCCGCTGCGTGCTCACCGCCAACCCCAGGATCATGGTGGAGGCCTTCCTCAAGGACTACGTCGGCGCCCACCTCGTGCTCGGCACCGAGCTCCTCGTCTGCCGCGGCAGGGCCACCGGCCTCGTCCGCTCCCCCGGCGTCCTCGTCGGCGACAACAAGGCCGCCGCGCTCCGCCAGGCGTTCGGCGACGCCGCGCCGGAGCTCGGACTCGGCGACAGGAAGACGGACTACCCCTTCATGCGGCTCTGCAAGGAGGGGTACGTGGTGCCCCCGACGCCCAAGCTCAAGCCCGTGCCGAGGGAGGACCTGCCCAAGCCCGTCATCTTCCACGACGGCCGGATCGTGCAGAAGCCGTCGCCGGCGCTCGCGCTGCTCACCTTGCTCTGGATCCCCATCGGCTTCCTGCTCTCCTGCCTCCGCATCGCCGCCGGCTCGCTCCTGCCCATGCGCATGGTGTACCACGCCTTCACCGCGCTCGGCGTGCGCGTCACCGTCAAGGGCAACCCGCCACCGCCGGCCAGCCTTGAGACCGGCCAGACCGGCGTGCTCTTCATCTGCTCCCACCGCACCCTCCTCGACCCCATCTTCCTCTCCACCGCCCTCGGCCGCCCCATCACCGCCGTCACCTACTCG GTGTCGCGGCTGTCGGAGATGCTGTCGCCGATCCGCACGGTGCGGCTGACGCGCGACCGGGCGGCGGACGCGGCCATGATCCGGCGCCTGCTCAGGGAGGGGGACCTGGTGATCTGCCCCGAGGGCACCACGTGCCGGGAGCCCTTCCTGCTGCGCTTCTCCGCGCTCTTCGCCGAGCTCACCGACGAGATCGTGCCGGTGGCCATGGAGAACCAGATGAGCATGTTTCACGGCACCACCGCGCGCGGCTGGAAGGGCCTCGACCCCTTCTACTTCTTCATGAACCCCAGCCCCGGCTACGTGGTCACCTTCCTCAACAAGCTGCCCCACGAGCTCACCTGCAAGGGCGGCAAGACCAGCCACGAGGTGGCCAACTACATCCAGAGGCTCATCGCCTCCACCTTGTCCTACGAGTGCACCAGCTTCACCAGGAAGGACAAGTACAAGGCGCTCGCCGGCAACGACGGATCTGTCGTCTCCAAGCCAAACATTGACAAGAAGAAGTTCATGGGCTCCTAA